GTTAAGATGTAGAGCAGGATCGAGAGAACGATCCATCCTTCGGACAGCGAATACCCCGCAACCCTAGCGAGGCCCAGTCCGGTCAGAGGTTGTGCGACAACGGCCGTAGCCGTGAACAGGAAATCAGCCAGCACGACAATTCGGGCGACAGCTGCGATCGTCGCGGCATTCCCGGTCCGGTGTGCCAAAAGCATGAAAAAAGCAATGCCGGCACCAGTTCCGAGCAGCACAGCAGCGCCGATCACGTGCAGGTATTTAAGCACGAAGTACGTCATCAGCGTTCCTCCAGAATGGCCAGCGCTGCAAAATGCAGAACGAGGATCGGGAGGATTTTGATCAACGGCCCGAGTGGCTCAAGCCAAAGATCCGGCCGCAGAATGCTCCCAGCGATCGCATAGAAAAGCGATACCGCGATTGCGCCGAAAAGACCAAGCCGGCTGGTTGGGCGACAGGCGATAAGCGCCCCGACGGCGATGTCAGCCAGCGCGCCGGCGACTACCGCCGGTTCGGCCAAGGGGCCGGCAGCAGTGCCAATCAGCAAGTCAACTCCGCTGCGCCAGCCGGCGGTGAGGGAAATGATGCCGGTCATGATCCAGAAGAGCGGCAAGACGACAAAGAGCGCCGGCTTGACAAAGTAAAGACCGGCGAACCATCGCTCCTGCACGGTCGCAGGATTTAAACGCAGTGCAGATGCAAGACTTGATGGTTGAATGCCGGTCGCCGTCATCCACGGCTGGGGATCGCCGACAGCGCCACGGGCAATCTCTTTTGCTGCATTGCTGCGCATCGGCGGGCGCCAGCCCAGCTGAGCCGCGGCAT
This region of Mesorhizobium sp. C432A genomic DNA includes:
- a CDS encoding DUF2269 domain-containing protein, with product MTYFVLKYLHVIGAAVLLGTGAGIAFFMLLAHRTGNAATIAAVARIVVLADFLFTATAVVAQPLTGLGLARVAGYSLSEGWIVLSILLYILTGLFWLPVVWMQIEMRNLATQAALSNQPPPERYHQLFRRWFVFGFPAFGAVLAIFWLMIARPAIEWSSL